The Clostridia bacterium genome window below encodes:
- a CDS encoding tryptophan synthase subunit alpha: MSRLTSVFQNGKAFIPFITAGDPSLEITERLIPAMAQAGADLIELGLPFSDPVAEGEVIQGANMRALAQGVNVDRVFALVERVRQACQVPLALMTYANPVFVYGPEKFMTRCAQVGVDALIVPDVPFEERDEFLPYCRAHGIALISMVAPTSGDRMKMIAQEAEGFVYCVSSLGVTGVREKLGDQVAGMVEMIKGVKDIPCAVGFGIATPQQAREVAGVADGVIVGSAIVQIIAQHGPDCIPHVVNYVREMKEAIR, encoded by the coding sequence ATGAGTAGGTTGACCTCTGTCTTCCAAAATGGGAAGGCTTTTATTCCTTTTATTACCGCCGGGGATCCTTCCCTGGAAATCACGGAACGCCTCATCCCGGCCATGGCTCAAGCCGGAGCGGATTTAATTGAGCTGGGCCTTCCCTTTTCTGATCCGGTGGCCGAGGGAGAAGTGATCCAAGGGGCCAACATGCGGGCTCTGGCCCAGGGAGTCAATGTAGACCGGGTCTTCGCCCTGGTGGAGCGAGTGCGGCAGGCGTGCCAGGTGCCGCTGGCTTTGATGACCTATGCCAATCCGGTGTTTGTGTACGGCCCGGAGAAATTCATGACCCGCTGTGCCCAAGTCGGGGTTGACGCCCTCATTGTGCCGGATGTTCCCTTTGAAGAGAGGGATGAGTTCCTGCCTTACTGCCGGGCCCACGGGATTGCGTTGATCTCGATGGTGGCTCCCACTTCCGGGGACCGGATGAAGATGATTGCCCAGGAAGCGGAAGGCTTCGTCTACTGTGTTTCCTCCCTGGGTGTGACCGGTGTGCGGGAAAAGCTGGGTGACCAGGTGGCCGGCATGGTGGAGATGATTAAAGGGGTGAAAGATATTCCCTGCGCGGTGGGCTTTGGGATCGCGACGCCCCAACAGGCGAGGGAAGTGGCCGGCGTTGCCGACGGGGTGATTGTGGGCAGCGCCATTGTGCAAATCATAGCACAGCATGGTCCGGATTGTATCCCCCATGTGGTCAATTATGTGCGCGAGATGAAGGAAGCCATCAGGTAA